Proteins encoded within one genomic window of Panicum virgatum strain AP13 chromosome 1N, P.virgatum_v5, whole genome shotgun sequence:
- the LOC120653287 gene encoding uncharacterized protein LOC120653287, translating into MAADFIEVISHRFGMPNRIITDLGTSCTRSEFWEYCQESCIDIYYASVAHPRCNGQVERANDLILQGLKARIFDPIGKYGAKWLQELPRVVWGLRTQRSRATGYSPFFMVYGSEEVLPSDIAFGAPCIQNYDEYEAEVPRCTDIDSAEEHRLTASIQHARYELQLRHYVDGS; encoded by the coding sequence ATGGCAGCCGATTTCATTGAGGTGATATCACACCGATTCGGGATGCCTAACCGGATCATCACGGATCTGGGTACTTCATGCACCAGATCCGAGTTCTGGGAGTACTGCCAAGAAAGCTGCATCGACATCTACTACGCCTCTGTGGCGCACCCCAGATGCAATGGCCAAGTCGAAAGGGCCAACGACTTGATCCTTCAGGGGCTCAAAGCTAGAATTTTTGACCCGATCGGAAAATACGGTGCAAAATGGCTCCAGGAACTACCCAGAGTTGTTTGGGGACTCCGCACACAAAGAAGCCGGGCTACCGGCTACTCACCATTCTTCATGGTGTACGGTTCTGAAGAAGTCTTGCCATCAGACATAGCTTTTGGTGCTCCGTGCATCCAGAACTACGACGAGTACGAAGCCGAAGTGCCTCGATGCACGGACATCGACTCGGCAGAGGAGCACCGCCTGACGGCCTCCATCCAGCATGCAAGATATGAGCTGCAGCTCCGGCACTatgttgacggctcttaa